In the Drosophila willistoni isolate 14030-0811.24 chromosome 3R, UCI_dwil_1.1, whole genome shotgun sequence genome, ttaagaaaatcaagaaaactagCTGGCCTTTCACTCACCAATGGAAGGCCCGATGGTCGGCGTGTAAAGCGAACCTTGGCCCTGGGAAATGGTGGCTATACTGTCGTACAGCATGGACGAGTCATTGCCAGTAGGGGGACCGCCGCTTCCTGAAATCGTGCTGGTTGGGAATCCATTGGACGCCTCATAGTAGGCCTGTGCACTGTTGCCATTTGTGGTTGTCAAGCTGCCCAGTTCGGAGAGAAGTTTATGCTCTTCCTTGATGCACCATTTGCCCGACCAAATCTGAAATGGGCGAACCGAAAGGGGGTGTGGAATATTTTCCCACAAAGGTCTACAAATTTGAAATGGACTTACATTTGGATAAATTTGGTCTCCGCTATAGCCCAGTCGCTGTCGTTTGCCATCGTCCTCGGAATGTATATTGGTGTCCCGGTTTTCATCTGAAATATTGAGTGGACATGGAATTTCttgtaaataatatttattttcagcTGTTAATGTCATAATATGTTAATACATTTTGCTTCCTTGGCTTTTCTTGTTTCGAAAAGCGCCACGTGCCGTTTAAGTGCATTTTTGAGTATGAGTCTTGAGCCAAGAGTGAGTGTAATATGTTCATTTTGTTACcaaatgtaaatatatacatatgtcgCCACTCCCCCATCCCAAGTCGTGGAATAATAATTCTGATTATTATAATGGAATTAACTTTCTGTGTGCGTCCGCTAAAAACACGTGTGGCATCTGTCAAATGATGGTCAGAACCCTTTTCGCgggcaaacaaacaatttgACCGTATGTATGTGCCCATTGGAATGTAATGAAAGTAATATTTCAGGCACACACATTTGTATGCCAACTATTAACTACTTACACCCTGAGACTAATGCTGATTGGGGCTGAaatctcatcatcatcatccaccGTCCATCTTAACCCACCCGTCGGCAGATATTGTCAGCGACAACAATTGTAGTTGGGTTTTCTTAGGGGTGGAGCCCAGTTCGCAGTGGTTCACGCCCACTTTCCATCCACCGACGCAACGATAACGTCACTTCGGGTGCCCGACCCAACCAGAACCGAACCGATGCGACCGTCAATCGGCCTGATTTGTACAAATTTGCCACAAATGCAAgcctaactgctacatcaacaTTCACTTTGGAACGGCAGCAGTCCCAAAGGGATTCGACAAGCAATCTTGAGAATATGTTGTAATGCTATGAGTTAACAAAGAAGGGGTAAGGGTGGGTGGGGAGTGGGATGATTTCGTATCGGGTTTATTGCTTTTTTATTACCGCTCTGGTGACAAAAAGCACTGCAGAGataatgagagagagagagagacctcGGAACTCCATCTGTGCCATCTGTGGGATTACCCGGGCCAAGACAAGGCGGTCCATTGTCATCGAAACATGATTGTTATCTGATGAATTACCATTAAGCACTTGCTGGCATCCCTTCCCTGGCTGCTATTGCCATTAGCGGTCGATTATTGAAAAGAACAAGTGCTTATTCGAAGAGCGTACCAGCTCGTCATCAACATTACTACTGAGCATTACCACCGAGCCACCACCGTCGTACGTGAAATATGGTACGCCCGTATGGGCGAATGCGAAAATGGGCAAATGGGCGTATGCTCTGCAGATCCGATTCCAAATCCACAACCTGTCGCTGCTAATTAAGATGTTATCTCCTTGCACCAGCTTCTGAGCTCGATTTGCGCGGAGGAAGCACATGCGACACTTTGCGATGACTGCGGTCTGATGGAGACCATAATATGGTCACAGAGTGTTGCCTTTTGCCTTGACAAATCCCGCGATATGCGATATGCAAATCGTGGCTTTTCCAGATTCGTTGCGGGGATAACTCTCTGAGAGATTGTCAATTAACCCACATACATAAAACAGTGATGAAAGCAAGAGTGGCCACAAGTAAATGAAATGACAGAACTGGGTTTAATACTCACCATGGGCTTCCAATCGTTTGCGCTTGCAATTTGGATCACttgcgttgttgttgttggcgttactgttgttgttattattattgttgctgttgttgttgttgttattgttgtggGAATGATGAGGATGCTGAATGCCCAAAATACCATTTATACTATAACCAGCCGTTCGCTGTTCCACACCTGCTCCTCCAGGCCCAACACCATTACTACCATTATTGTTGTGATGGCCAATAGAATCCTGGCCCGGCTCGGAGGTGCTCCCTGTCAACGGTACGTGGGTGATAACTGAGTTGGCTCCCGATCCGGGACCAGCGCTTGTGACAGCGACTGTGGTGTTAGCTGAGTTTGTGCTGTTATTGCCTCCACTTGGAGCTTGTGGATCGCTGCCCGCTCCTGTACTACTATCCAGGCTCTCCGTTGTGTTATTTCCTACACTTAGATTCTGTTGCATATGATTGTGTTGATGATGGTGCACGTGCTTTGCCTTCTCGGCCGCCTTGTTCCGCACGATTCTGAAAAGATATGAAATGATTTGAATTcgttagaaaaaaaattgcaattggaGGCCATCGGGTTCGAAAAAGCTTCCTTAGCTAGCTATGTAGCATCATTTTGGTGACTTTTATATACCATTTTACCCTATGGTTGCATGGtatgaaaacaaattaatgtCTCAATTCAGAATTAATAACACTGTGATagtcgaaaaaaaagacatggcGAAATTCAATGGTTACACCCTATTTCGGGTCCTGCGAATCAAACTGCAtgattagttttttaagttatcacaatggtttcatacaaaattttttgcgtaagtttttcatcaaagttgccattttttcgaaaagggtctttttttcatttccttctaacttctaaaatattcatttttttttaaaactttcttTACCAAATGTATACAAAATCCATTTTACATGTTTCATAGCAAGCATATAACATCTCGCACAGTGTTACAAGCGCAGATAGCGAAAAACGTGCGTGGACGGAAGAGGATTAAACTTGATCATGGTACATCATGGTACATCCTATTTGGGtctataaaccaaatttggtggctctagcttgtATACTCTCTTTACAGTAGGgtttcatacggacggacatggctaagTCGACTCTGTTGAAGCtgataaaaaatgtttattcttTATGGGAACGGATAAGCTCCCTGTTTTAGATAAAACTTTATTGACTTTCATAAAACCGCTAAAAACTTTAGGAATATAAAATATTCAGTCTGAAATCTACCAACTCATCAGGAAATCCTTAGTAGTCTTGGTAAATTGCAGGAAACATCTAATGTGAAAAGAGAATAGATTCTGCATAGAAATCATATCGTAATCCTGGAAATATTCAAAAGATGATCCAATATATAAACGGACTTTCAACCCTAAGACTATTAACAATCCAATAAACTCAAAACGTACCAACAATCCTAAAACAGGTTAAATCACATCGAGTTTTAACCCGTTTATTTTGTCATACCGTTTAACTTTTACCAATTTTCAACATCCTACTATTAcactatttcaaaatttttcactGATATGAAAAATACAACTgctgattttgtgtttttgccAATCGGCATTTGCTTATAGTTTTGGTAGTCGAATGGACTTTGCGACGGCCTACTAAATTAACCAGCAGCTCCGGTCCCAGGGCCAATGGAGTTTGCGATTGTCAAATCGAATTTCGATTAAAAAGCCTCTGTCTATCTACATCAGTCTATGTAATAGAACCAGTTGACCAGAACGTAAATCAAAGTCGACCAGAGGTCGAGGCCTATAAATCATTCGTCCAAGTCCTTGTGCCCAATCTCCATCCCGACTCCCCTACCCACATGCATCATCATTTTTTCCTTTGTTAAAAGAGACTCGATGTCTCGATGGCAGAGAGTGGAGCACATATCAAGTTAACGACTTGGTGCCTATTGGGGCTCGTTGATTCAACTTGTATTAGTTGTTACAACCTGTCACGGATCTGGAAATCTCGCATTTCATTCCAAATTGTCCAATTGTGTGGTGTCCTTGGCCTTAACAGCTAATTTGCATTTTGACTGTCCCTTTATCTCATCTCGAGTCTCGAGTCTGCGACACCGAAAACAGCACGCAAATAAGACCGCAACTACCAAACGGCCATGGAATCATGGCATGGCAAATGGAGTCGTCCAATTAAGTTTTATTGATGTCCCCCCGTAATCGCATTAGGTGAGAAAATCTCAATCCAGCTTTCTTGCGGCACCTTAATGCTCTCTGTTTGATGGTGGATTAGCGGGTCCCCTGTGATACCTGTTACCCGTCTCCCAAAATCAACCCCTACATGATGGTGGCATGTACACACatacgtatacatacatacgtagaTGACAGGTTGCTGCCGCTTGAGGGTTG is a window encoding:
- the LOC6651564 gene encoding paired box protein Pax-2 isoform X6, which codes for MDLSTAYRYNQNMMEYYTCHGGVNQLGGVFVNGRPLPDVVRQRIVELAHNGVRPCDISRQLRVSHGCVSKILSRYYETGSFKAGVIGGSKPKVATPPVVDAIANYKRENPTMFAWEIRDRLLAEGICSQDNVPSVSSINRIVRNKAAEKAKHVHHHQHNHMQQNLSVGNNTTESLDSSTGAGSDPQAPSGGNNSTNSANTTVAVTSAGPGSGANSVITHVPLTGSTSEPGQDSIGHHNNNGSNGVGPGGAGVEQRTAGYSINGILGIQHPHHSHNNNNNNNSNNNNNNNSNANNNNASDPNCKRKRLEAHDENRDTNIHSEDDGKRQRLGYSGDQIYPNIWSGKWCIKEEHKLLSELGSLTTTNGNSAQAYYEASNGFPTSTISGSGGPPTGNDSSMLYDSIATISQGQGSLYTPTIGPSIACSSVVPSTDYAYNPAYTQYGGAYGSYGYGTSGSLINSSYYYEGGQNQSSLNQDLRSPLAATRANSLASAASPTGSACTKSETSDIFLV